A region of the Stigmatopora nigra isolate UIUO_SnigA chromosome 10, RoL_Snig_1.1, whole genome shotgun sequence genome:
AGTGAGGCTGTGTCTCGTCAGATGGTAACGCTGACAAAACTTCATGTCACACATGGTGCAAGCATAAGGTTTCACACCTAAATGCAGAGTATTAACAGCATTAATTGGTGCCTCTGCCACAAAGAAACAGGAAATCTTGATGTATGTCATCCGGGCTAAATTGATGTCTGTGGTTAATAACCAATGTCATACCCTAACATTAGTTACATGGGCTAATAAGTAAGCATGAGCTAAATACGTGCTTGTATACCGGAGACTATTTTCTGATCAACTTGCATTACTATACAAGTCAGTCATGTCATTGGTGCTAATGTACTAAATCTGCACCATAAGCAATGTGCTAGAACACAGAAATTTAACAGATGTTGCAGTGTTCTAACAGTGTGGCTGTCTTAGGATTGGCAGGCGCATACCCATATGAGTGAGGCTGTGTCTCGCCAGGTGGTAGCGCTGAAAAAACCTCTTGTCACACATGGTGCAAGCGTACGGCTTCACCCCTATGCACACAAAGTACCAGCTTTAGCAAGGAAAAGACATGAATCAACTGCCGAAAATGATCGATGCTCAACTTTACTAATTGTTTAGTAAAGTTCGGTTGCACTCATCAGCGCTTAGTTTTCTGCAGAGATTCCACAGGTGAGGAAGGTCATCTGCCATTCCAATTGAACATGACTTTTCCCTATAGTAACCATGATTGCTAATTCTCAAGTCActcttcaaatttcaaaatgataaaagcaataaaaatcaTCTGGAGAAGAAAACAAACCAATCTGCAAACCTAGAACATGCAAATCCAAAGGAAGAATTGAGGTCCTAAATGGACACATTCCGCGAAGCACAGCTGTCAATAGCCAATAGGGGATTTcttgatttccttttttttttcttcattttttttttcgacgCTGATCGCAGGTTTGACAATTTTAGGCAGTTGGTAAACTATGCACAATATAACATCTGCATtgcaaaattaataaaattttaACACTGTATACAGCAGTAAAGGTATACCAACAAAGACTATTACAGCAATCTAATGACAAAACACTAGAAATGTTCTCATCAGTAATTCATTATCTACAAAAGTTATTTTGATGCCAAAAGGCAACTCCAGTATACATTTGAATGTGTGGGtgacatatttaatatttttttatgtaaccaaaatcaattattttatattcCTCACAATGATTAAATAGCAATTAAGATGGTGAAATACTTGTAGCAACCTTAGCTGATGTGAAAAATTATCAAAAACTAAAAGCCTATCTAGGAAACATTCTCTTCGGTAGTGGAACCCGGATTTACGAACACCACAATGCCCCAACTACTCAATTTAATAACCAAAGGAGATTACTTTTGTGTCCCATAGCAAATGTGTTTCATGCCAAATGGTGCAGCCATTCTCTGATTGCTTTTAGCTGCTCACTCTACTTTGCTCAGCAGACTACATACTACCACTACTTTATTTATCAAGTATTAGCATTTCAaaagttaaccaaaaaaaatcatttgcatATCAAGTTGTTGTCAAGAGAAGACAATGATGAAGTacagaataaaaatgtaatgtaaagtaACTGCTGGCTCAACAGACGTGCTAAATTTGAGGAGACCGCTTGTAAAGCACAACAAAAAATTATGTGTGCTGCAGTtggcttattttattttacatgcgTTACTGACCTATTTAGAATTGTACATTTTACTGTTTTATTGTTGATCATAATAGTTCTAAATGCATCAGAGGGACTTGTGacagtgtttgtgtgggtggtggtgggacatatttttttttagaaagcgGCTATTGAAGATTATTGAGAGATCATGTCTTGTTTGAAAATGTGTATTGAAAAGCCTTATATTGTCTTTAAAGTGTACAAAGATCTACTACACTGGGACTTTTGTCGAGTCTATAAcacattgttcattttttttaatgggaaaattcAATATAGAAATGTTTCCATTTCCAAACCCCATTCCAGAACTATTTCAGTTCGTAAATTGGGGTTCCACTGTATTAGGCAAGATTCTTTGTTGCcgcaataaaaaattaaaaaataataagttaagCATCATCCAAACTTCCTATTTTACATAAACAAAATAGGAAGGGAACTTACCTTTAGACTACTATACTATTTAAATTACACAGTTGAAATCAAACATTTTATGCCACATGGTGACAGTCACAATTCTAAAGCAACGGCATGACAAAGAGTGTGACCTatatctcatttaaaaaaaaaaaaaaacgacgtacCTGTATGGGTGAGACTGTGTCTTTCCAGTTGGTAACGTTGTATAAACCTCATGTCACACATGGTACAAGCATAGGGCTTCACTcctgaataaaatacaaatatgttagatgcattttaaaaaaatcaagacatAAAAGTTAAAAGATAAGAAATTGGGTGATTTGTAAGAACATGCTATCTAATTGTATACTGTCGAGACATTACGCCAGATAAAACTGGCAGACATCATAAGTTTTATAActcaataaaatgaatgagagttcaagaaatatatacagtatgtaGGAGCTACTTTAATAACGTTTCGTCTCAGTGCAGACAGTGGTCAATGGTCTAATATTGAAGATTGTGCAAATGCATCATTTCAATGGTCAAGCAGCCAAATACTTATTCAATTAAAGGAAATAGAAATTGACATACTGGAATTACAGACTACTGATGTCTGCCATCAAATCTTGTGTAATGTGCCCACCATTGATGTGTCCTATGATGTTCCATGATAATAAACATGCTATGGTAACATTACAGTTTCAGTTGCAAAGGGGGATATTTTTTGCAGTGGACAGTTTTCCAACAAAGCCTACAGTGTTAATAGACTTTCCATCAATTATATAATCATGTTATTTGTAGGAAATGGGactcaaaaaaaataagttactCATGTTGTTGGTTGGCAATATTCAACGTTTTTAAAGTAAAGGGGGAACAAATGAGGCATACCGGTATGAGTGAGGCTGTGTCTTGCCAAATGGTAACGTTGGAAGAACCTCATGTCACACATGGAGCAAGCGTACGGCTTCACCCCTGAATGCATACAGTACCAAACTTTATTAAAGTGCTCCCGTCAACTAGAAATACATATGTATTGTTTACATGTATGACttaatttgggggaaaaacatgCTATGGATACAATCATATCTATCATGTTTCGAGTCACACACTTATTGATCTTGAGCAGCGCTTCCACTGCATGACACCTACACGGACAACATAAATAGTTAGAGAATTGGACAACGAATTGGAGTACTCCAAAGAATTGGAGTACAACAAGGCAGTGTCCAGGTGAAGTTAACCAATAGGGTATACTAAATTAtcatgtctttttcttttttaaatgtattcaagtTGTGTTACAAGGGAGGGCAAATTTGCAGGGCTTTGTCACTTATGGTCTCGGTCACTAAACTTGGAAACCGAGCAGGTATGGGAACCTGGTTTTGACAGTAAAAAGAGGTTAATAGAGAGTATAACCGTGTAGGGATCGTGCAGTGGAAATGCCTTTGTGTCTCCGTGCTCTGACAGCTAGGGTGAGGCCTATACACTAAAACACTCCACTGTGTGATAACATGAGAGAAGTTAGGAATAAACATGTACCAGTATGTGTCAGAGTGTGTCTTGCCAGGTGGTATCTCTGGAAAAATCTCATGTCACACATGGAGCAAGCATATGGCTTCACCCCTGTACACACAGagcaaaaatgttttgtaaagaGAAAAACGCAACACCACAATCATCTCAACAGGACACGCCCTGTTATTATGTATCCAGACATGCCAAGGGCACTAGCATAAGTATATGACACTAGACGCATAGACCTATTGTTTTCTAGTCTTTCACAATACGGGTTAAGAAAGTTCTAACTTTAAACATGTTTATCTTTGGGATAAAGTCAGAATGTGGCAACTCCATGGAAGCAGCTCCCTGGAACAACAGTTTCATGTTATAAGTTGAATAGTAACCAGCAAGAAGATAAAAAGGCAAGAAAAGGCCAATGGAGGTAGTAATTCAAGCAATCAGGGAGGGTTAATGACTGTTGGGCCAGTATAAAGGTTTACCGGTGTGAGTGAGACTGTGTCTTGCCAAGTGGTAGCGTTGGAAAAATCTCATGTCACAAATGGAGCAAGCGTATGGCTTCACCCCTACACACAAAAAGTATGTCAGTATTAACTTGAAACAACAAATCAGAACCATCAACTCTTCCCTCACGGTGGCTCTCATACATTCAAAAATCCTTCCAGCAACTAATGCTTTGACGTGTGCAATGGTTAGGTAACTTGCCATCAGccacattaaaatgtgtgtgaAGATAGTTTTAGGGGAACAAATTGATAACGCAAAACAGCAGTACTAGAGCATTCAGCGGGGGAAAAGCTGACGTTTCATACTTTTACATGTACACGTATGCAAGATAGAATTGGATGAAAATTGTCtgtcagaacatgtctggatacATCGTTATTTTCTTCCTAAcatttctatatatgtatatatttatgtgtgttttAAAGTAAGTTAATGGCAATATATCTTTACTCTGTCTTTGAAAGAGTGGAGGCACTTCTACAAAAATCTATTGGAGAAGCTAGTGTAAGCGGACGCATACCAGTATGAGTGAGGCTGTGTCTTGCCAGATGGTAACGTTGGAAGAACCTCATGTCACACATGGAGCAAGCGTACGGCTTCACCCCTATATACACAAAGTGACACATTAGCGACGACCTGACTTTGGGATTAAAAGGGACAATCATTAAACGCTTCCTTAGATCCAATTGTGTCTTCTGTTAAATGGAAGGATTTGTTGTGTGAAATCATGACACAAGAACAGCCACACGATGTGAGCCAAGCATGCGTGAACGACACAAACAAGTCAGCAGCAAGACAGCAAAGAAAGGTGGGATACAGCGATCACACTGGCTAGCGAAAGCAGACTCATTCGCACAACTAGTGACTAATGAATGACCTTTTCCACTGGGGAgagtgttgtttattttttttgcttaaggcCAGGCTGCAAAGTGATGACCTGCCCTGACAGTTACGCTTGTCATTCAATTCCTGCTTCTAACGCACAACATTGAAAATAGACCTAAAAACCTTCATTAAAAATCCACCAGAGATAATTAGAACTTAACTACATGAGCTACAGTCGTTGTTGTGCATGTATATGAGGATAGACATCAAGAGACACCATGAAATTGCTTCAATAAAATGCTGGATGAAGGACAACACTGCAAACCAACTGTAACTTAATTCTAACAGGACATTACTTCAAACTGGCAGTGAAGGCTAAAAGCAAGTTGCTGCGTGAATATCACAGATGTAAATTCATCAATCtatcattttccgtaccgcttatccccacaaggttttgggatgtaggaggaaaccggagtacccggagaaaatccacgcatgctccacacaggaaggtccgaaCCTGGGATCGTACCCTTGATCTAAGAACTTCGAGGCCCAAGCGCTAACCAGTCAGTCAAATGGCTGCACGTGAATTAATTAATAAGAAttgttgaaaatattaaaattccattttaCACGAAGCCATCGACAGatcacaaaaatatacaatgcAAAGAAACTAAACCCTCTCATCATGGCTCTGGAACAGATCTGGATATTTGACCAGGAACATTTTGATTctgtcaggatttttttttgtcctggccAACACAAAACAGACAACAGCTCTCAAAAAAGGAGCAATTACTTTGCCATTGTCTTTTTCCGCTGTAGCACTTAAAGCACAACCTTCAACTCAAATGAAGTATATTCACACACCAACTTGCCCAGCCACACGAAATACTGATTTTGAAACATATTTCTCCGTCAATGGAAATTCCATTATTATATCAATGTAATATAtcaacaatagaaaaaaaacaatactgtgGTAGCAACTCCCTTGTTAACATCATACAAGAATTTCCAGTATGAAGCCCATGTTATTGGAATGTCAATATTGCAGATTTGAAGACAGTTCTAAAGTACGTGTATGTTTCTGATACTGGTGTATAAGTGTGTGATAAAGGTATAGTCCAACTTCAAATGAGTTGCAAGGCAATGAGATGACAGCTCACGTGCTAATATAATGTGTTAAGATAGTATATAGaggaaaatattggaaaaacTATATTCAAGTTTAGCTTGAATCTTGTGTATATAAAAGATTCCACAGGGTGTCCTTAACAGAGCAATTtgcaacaatttttttttctcatgtataCTATCTTTCAAATTATCATTCTTCTGGTCAAGGGTTAGACAAAATCCGTGATCCAGATGGATTAGATATCGGCTAAGGCCCAGTGTTAGTACTTAAGGCTAGCCATTGCTTGTGATGGTGTGTACATGAAGCAATTGAGATTAGGATGAATTTTTATGAGATTATAAGAGCAATTTGCTATGCCAAATCATGGTTGGATTGAgaactttccccaaagaatttaaaattcaagaaaaaacatcctaaaatgAGGTAGATTGTGGCTTGAAAACCCCAATAAATTagtctttttaaatattaatatacaagcagatttatttttatgtaaattgaTGCCACCACAAAGCACACCATCTTGATTTGTTGATATCAGTAGAGATATGGAGCTACAGGCTTCACTAACAGATGTCACGACGGCAACCAAGCATATTATCCATTAGTGGATTTCCGTTCAGTTGTTGTTCTGAATATGCATGTGGCGCAGTTGTAGTAGGCATAGGcaatacatattttcatgtttttgttttttctgatgTTATAACAGTGAAGAAAAACATTAACTGAAGCCAGATTTTGCAGGTAATATTTTAGCCACTCAAATGGTATCACACATTTTTCAGCaccctcttgtgaggataagcggtacggaaaaagaatgaatgaataggtgCTGTCATATACCTTCCGCCATAAGGCTTAGAACCGTTAGCATTGTGGATCTTTGGGTTTAGCCAAGTTTCCATGATCATCAAAACTGCAtgttttgtgattattttatgAAAGTGAATGTGTTTAAATTGTTGAAACtgtcttccaaaaaaaagttcttccCTGATATTCTTGTCAACGAACAAAAGGTTCCAAGTCTTTCAACCCTCTTTTgcataaaagacaaaatgaatcaCTGCATGCAGTTCAAGCGTGGTTGCAAAAGAGTAAATCTTGTCTTCCTTAAAACGTTTGACTCAGTATCAAGAAACCATTGTGCATGATAACAAGTAGAATCCAAACATTTGGAATTGATGTGTAGTTTGTGCATTCTGTACAAGTCCAAATATTAAAAGCTGCACTGAAACAACTCATGACAATAAGCAAGGGTTTTCATTACTTGACATTGATGGACCACAATGAGACATCCTCTCTGGAGTAGGTTTACTTGATGCTGAGGAAATAGAACTTAAAAGACTTCAAATGCTGATAGAGAGAATTCACAAAATATCTGActgatcagatttttttttttgcatggtggcTTTGTTGGAAATTACTGTCCACAGACAAAAGAAACTCTGAACACCCAACCATTATTTCAAGTGTCAGACTGAGAGGTAGTTTGGAGTGTATATGCAATATGGGTACGGTTAAAAGACGCATACCCGTGTGAATGAGGCTGTGTCTCTCCAGGTGGTAACGCTGAATAAACCTCATGTCACATACGGCACAAGCATACGGCTTCTCCCCTAAACCGAAGAGCACCAGTTTTAGTTCAAGCCCCCACAGTAACCACTAAAAACTGTGAGGCAAAACCTATTATACCAAACAGGCAATTTTAAGCCTGAACATTGCTATATCCAAACTATTTTAAATGTGCCATATTGAAAGCACTAAGATCAATAGCATAAAGCATACCTGTGTGAATGAGGATATGTCTTTTCAGGTGGTATCCGCTCCTAAATGCTCCGTAGCAGTGATCACAAATAAAGTTTTTCTGCACTTTGGAAGATGGACCATTCTCATCTCCACCTGTCCCCTGAGGAGGACAATAATAAATAGTCATTTAGCAACACTCCTTGTGCACCAGTCGTAAACTAATATGTTTGTTTCCATACCTTTCCCCGACAATCTCGTCaatgaaaagtaaaacaaagtcatacatatataaatatcctACAGTCGAGGTGTACTTTTGGAACTTTTTCAGGATAGGGAAGAAATTTACATTCCCTTCCAAACGGCCATGGTGCTGCTCCCCATACTATCCACACAACTGCTGTTATTGTGCAGTGCTCTGCCGCACTCCCCTCCCCCCGCTTTCCTCTCCAGAGGCCTCCACCCCCTCCATGTCTTCCTTACACtcctccccccacccccacacacacaaacaaatgtgCAGACTAGGGAGAGCCCCAAGAGGGGGAGCGCGCCGAGACCGTTCCCTGTTTTGCAATCACAGTCACTGACcttccctcccctcccctcttgTTCTCTCACTTTACAGGGCGCCACTGATttcctgttcttttttttctgctgcagGTCTTCATTGGTCCTCATGTCCTTCTCGTCCAGCAGGCGCGGCGCTTGGAATTCACCCTCCTTCCGTATCAGCTAAAATAAAGCACACAGAATGGAGAATGACTTCAAATTTTGCTGAgtttctttatctttttttttttaaacccctttACATTTCCTACATGTATCATTCACAAATCCAGTACTGAAAATGTGCAGAATTTGCCCGGTTTGAACAAACGGTCCAAACTTTtccaatatttaaaatgtgtcatctaAAGAAAGCAATGCAACCCGTATTTTTCCAGTGATTTATCCTAACCAGAGGTGGACAGCTCATGCCAGAGGGGAGGATCATGTGACTCTGGGGACCACGGTCAGATCCGTCTCTCTGTGGCGGTGCGTGTCCGAGTGGGGCCATCATCTTTTTGGGTGGAGCTGCCATGGTGCTAGCCTGCATCAAGGCCATGCTGGAGAGCACCGCTTCACAGCCAAGCAGACCGGCCTGGGAAGTTACACATTTAGGATTAAGCGTCAGGCGGCCTTGCAGCTAACTGCACAGCATTGATCAACGACCACATCCTGAGTGACATAAGAGTGATCATCAAAAGTGACTTGCAACCACTTTGGTGTTATAAAACACAAACCCATTTCATATGGTCGCGGACTGAGCTGCTGGGCAGATGTGACATTGCTGTTGTAACGGTGTGTGTGAGCGCAGGGACAGGGGTGGGGACAAGGTCATCCAGAGAGCCGTCAGTCAGGATGGTCAGGCTGGTGGGAAGCCACACCCACCTCACTCATCTAGCATTCAAactgaagaagaggaggatgtGGATGAAATAGACAACACGTGGAATAAGAACAGCAtcatttattgtctttataACTACGTGTTCCCTATGGCTCACGTTTATTCAAGTACTGGCTCGTGGTATGATACATGTATCATTTTTATAATCAAAATTGACACAATTAAGCCATATTGCAGTATAATGGGGCTCTTATTGGCTACAAGGATCTTAGATCAAATGTGATGACATGGTAAATAATCTATACTCCTAATCAATAATCAATACAGAAATATATGGAAATAACCGACAACATAAATATAATGGAACGTGTTGACGGAGTATTGTGATATGGATTCATATGAGAAAAATACTTTTAGTCCACCACAATGTTGTAAAAATGATAAACAATTGCATTTCATTGGTCTTTTCCcgtgtcttttattttgttggcTGAAACAATGGTCAAAAATATGAAACGTAGTGAAGTACGAGTGGTTATAAATTAATTCTCAGATTTGACTAAAATCTAAACAGGATATTTGCAAAACGTTCCATAATAATGGGGGTCCAGAATTGCTACTAATTATTTTACTTGGCTTAATGCATATAGTTGATAAATGGTTGAGATCAAGAACAATGGTCGCAACCAAAGTTAAACATATACCAACTACATTGTAAGTATTTGCATGCTACATTTAGCTTGCTTAGCTAACCTTCTCACCACTTGTTACTGTGTAATAAAACGAACATCACtacttttgaagacaaaatGATAGATTTTGGACCGTGTTATGGGTAAAATTGACCCTTAGTACATTTTATTcaggaaaaatgtaaatataatttCTACATTTTGCAGGGCACGGCCTTCGCGCTCCAACCAAACCTGACGCTGGTTTAGCGGAGGTTGAACGGGCCACTTCAATCTTACAAATCGCATGCTATTTTCCGTcacttcatcttttttttacacgtACAAGCCCGACGAAAGTATTCGCCGAGAAGAGAGATTGAAACGAATGTGTTTTCTCCGTGAATGTTGAAGACAAAGCGCAAGGCGCTCGAGACTAGATGGGGGCGATAACGACGCTCATAATGGCCGTCGTGCAGACTCCCCCTTTCGACGAACAAGCTAACGTTAGCCACCCGAGCTAAAACATCGAGTAAATGTCTCTCATCCAGTCTGGCCCTTAGGAGGGCGTCTAGAGCggaacagaaaaatgaaatgcaaaaaccCAGCGAGTGCAGAAAAGGCAAATCAAAGCGTGATCGGTTACCTTGCAGCTTATTTCGGCCGACGATTTTCCAAGAGCGTCTAGTTTACAAACACAGGAAACGCCACAGGATGTAAGGACCCACTCCCCCACGCAGCAGCAACAGCATAGCCCGAGCCTCCTCGAGCCAAGAGATCATCTTCTTCAATCACCCAGTGGCCTCAACGAGCTCCTATACGTTTTTTGGAAGCATTTAGACAGTCGATCGCGGCATTGACTCTGCGTTTTGATTCTAATGGtgcggttgttgttgttgttttttttcgtgGGAGTAGCCCTCGCGCAATTTACTGCGGACAGAGGTGCGATCATACACTGAGAGAAGCAGATGGAGGAAGGGAAGAAGGGGAGGAGAGTAGTACTCCGCTGTTGTCAGGCCATTCTCACGTCCTACGTCACACCTAATATTTCTCAccccagaaaaaatatataactcgACT
Encoded here:
- the znf740a gene encoding uncharacterized protein znf740a isoform X18, which codes for MSHLPSSSVRDHMKWAGLLGCEAVLSSMALMQASTMAAPPKKMMAPLGHAPPQRDGSDRGPQSHMILPSGMSCPPLLIRKEGEFQAPRLLDEKDMRTNEDLQQKKKNRKSVAPCKVREQEGRGGKGTGGDENGPSSKVQKNFICDHCYGAFRSGYHLKRHILIHTGEKPYACAVCDMRFIQRYHLERHSLIHTGVKPYACSMCDMRFFQRYHLARHSLTHTGVKPYACSICDMRFFQRYHLARHSLTHTGVKPYACSMCDMRFFQRYHLARHTLTHTGVKPYACSMCDMRFFQRYHLARHSLTHTGVKPYACTMCDMRFIQRYQLERHSLTHTGVKPYACTMCDKRFFQRYHLARHSLTHMGVKPYACTICDKRFFQRYHLARHSLTHMGVKPYACTMCDKRFFQRYHLARHSLTHLGVKPFACTMCDMRFVQRYHLARHSLTHTGVKPYACSMCDMRFIQRNHLERHSLTHTGEKPFACDMCDMRFIQRYHLERHKRVHSGEKPYQCERCQQNFSRTDRLLRHRRLCQGRGVAKVENQPCCEPRQYAQEAPPAPPTWSPMHPPTGRLAV
- the znf740a gene encoding uncharacterized protein znf740a isoform X29, which produces MSHLPSSSVRDHMKWAGLLGCEAVLSSMALMQASTMAAPPKKMMAPLGHAPPQRDGSDRGPQSHMILPSGMSCPPLLIRKEGEFQAPRLLDEKDMRTNEDLQQKKKNRKSVAPCKVREQEGRGGKGTGGDENGPSSKVQKNFICDHCYGAFRSGYHLKRHILIHTGEKPYACAVCDMRFIQRYHLERHSLIHTGVKPYACSMCDMRFFQRYHLARHSLTHTGVKPYACSICDMRFFQRYHLARHSLTHTGVKPYACSMCDMRFFQRYHLARHTLTHTGVKPYACSMCDMRFFQRYHLARHSLTHTGVKPYACTMCDMRFIQRYQLERHSLTHTGVKPYACTMCDKRFFQRYHLARHSLTHMGVKPYACTICDKRFFQRYHLARHSLTHMGVKPFACTMCDMRFVQRYHLARHSLTHTGVKPYACSMCDMRFIQRNHLERHSLTHTGEKPFACDMCDMRFIQRYHLERHKRVHSGEKPYQCERCQQNFSRTDRLLRHRRLCQGRGVAKVENQPCCEPRQYAQEAPPAPPTWSPMHPPTGRLAV
- the znf740a gene encoding uncharacterized protein znf740a isoform X38 translates to MSHLPSSSVRDHMKWAGLLGCEAVLSSMALMQASTMAAPPKKMMAPLGHAPPQRDGSDRGPQSHMILPSGMSCPPLLIRKEGEFQAPRLLDEKDMRTNEDLQQKKKNRKSVAPCKVREQEGRGGKGTGGDENGPSSKVQKNFICDHCYGAFRSGYHLKRHILIHTGEKPYACAVCDMRFIQRYHLERHSLIHTGVKPYACSMCDMRFFQRYHLARHSLTHTGVKPYACSICDMRFFQRYHLARHSLTHTGVKPYACSMCDMRFFQRYHLARHTLTHTGVKPYACSMCDMRFFQRYHLARHSLTHTGVKPYACTMCDMRFIQRYQLERHSLTHTGVKPYACTMCDKRFFQRYHLARHSLTHMGVKPYACTMCDKRFFQRYHLARHSLTHLGVKPYACSMCDMRFIQRNHLERHSLTHTGEKPFACDMCDMRFIQRYHLERHKRVHSGEKPYQCERCQQNFSRTDRLLRHRRLCQGRGVAKVENQPCCEPRQYAQEAPPAPPTWSPMHPPTGRLAV
- the znf740a gene encoding uncharacterized protein znf740a isoform X39, with protein sequence MSHLPSSSVRDHMKWAGLLGCEAVLSSMALMQASTMAAPPKKMMAPLGHAPPQRDGSDRGPQSHMILPSGMSCPPLLIRKEGEFQAPRLLDEKDMRTNEDLQQKKKNRKSVAPCKVREQEGRGGKGTGGDENGPSSKVQKNFICDHCYGAFRSGYHLKRHILIHTGEKPYACAVCDMRFIQRYHLERHSLIHTGVKPYACSMCDMRFFQRYHLARHSLTHTGVKPYACSICDMRFFQRYHLARHSLTHTGVKPYACSMCDMRFFQRYHLARHTLTHTGVKPYACSMCDMRFFQRYHLARHSLTHTGVKPYACTMCDMRFIQRYQLERHSLTHTGVKPYACTMCDKRFFQRYHLARHSLTHMGVKPYACTICDKRFFQRYHLARHSLTHMGVKPYACSMCDMRFIQRNHLERHSLTHTGEKPFACDMCDMRFIQRYHLERHKRVHSGEKPYQCERCQQNFSRTDRLLRHRRLCQGRGVAKVENQPCCEPRQYAQEAPPAPPTWSPMHPPTGRLAV